A single genomic interval of Suncus etruscus isolate mSunEtr1 chromosome 12, mSunEtr1.pri.cur, whole genome shotgun sequence harbors:
- the LOC126024597 gene encoding translation initiation factor IF-2-like — translation MCVVCEPGSRNLLITYRQEVIDRYQPAAAQAPISKSLLRPHRRRSSPCSEPKRLGSASGDGACPGGTWDPDGAPPEVIGPARRLSLRLCPVRSGGQSGRGGTRRRPGLENRPGVPSRPGRPPAPRTYLWRPGSAPLPAAPSAPAPRTPRTRPARPAPPLQRCPARRLSQPVRHRAGQPETRACAVPGGAARQDPTDRGAGQRPLLAGGGQRAGAGGLASPQA, via the exons atgtgtgttgtgtgtgaacCAGGGAGCCGAAACTTATTGATCACTTATCGACAG GAGGTGATCGATAGATACCAGCCGGCTGCAGCCCAGGCGCCTATTTCCAAGTCGCTTCTCCGGCCACACCGGAGAAGATCCTCTCCTTGCAGTGAACCCAAGCGCCTGGGCTCTGCCAGCGGAGACGGGGCGTGCCCGGGGGGCACCTGGGACCCCGACGGGGCACCCCCAGAGGTCATCGGGCCTGCTCGACGGTTGTCTCTCCGTCTCTGCCCGGTCCGGTCCGGGGGCCAATCTGGGCGCGGCGGGACCCGGAGGCGCCCAGGGCTCGAGAACCGGCCGGGGGTGCCGTCGCGACCGGGGCGCCCACCCGCCCCGAGGACGTACCTGTGGCGTCCGGGCTCCGCGCCCCTCCCGGCCGCTCCGTCCGCACCGGCGCCACGGACTCCGAGGACCCgccccgcccgccccgccccACCCCTCCAGCGCTGCCCGGCGCGCCGCCTGTCCCAGCCGGTCAGGCACCGTGCCGGACAACCCGAGACTCGCGCTTGCGCCGTGCCTGGCGGGGCCGCCCGTCAGGACCCTACGGACCGCGGTGCGGGACAGCGCCCTCTGCTGGCGGGCGGAGGGCAGCGCGCTGGAGCTGGAGGACTCGCAAGTCCCCAGGCCTAG